One region of Mesomycoplasma ovipneumoniae genomic DNA includes:
- the efp gene encoding elongation factor P: protein MINVNEFRPGITFEFEGEIFVVISAQHSKQGRGQANVKAKVKNLRSGSTTIKTFSGGERVQKARIDKITMVFLYNEGQNSVLMDDSTYEQISIDNEKIAWELNFLSEGVKVKLRKFNDEILDIELPPKIELKVASTFDAVKGNTTTNPTKRATLETGFEIDVPLFIKEDEIIVVSTEEGKYVSRGGQ, encoded by the coding sequence ATGATTAATGTTAATGAATTTCGACCTGGAATCACCTTTGAATTTGAAGGTGAAATTTTTGTCGTAATTTCAGCTCAACATTCAAAACAAGGTCGCGGACAAGCGAACGTAAAAGCAAAAGTTAAAAATCTTCGCTCAGGATCTACCACTATCAAAACATTTTCAGGTGGTGAAAGAGTTCAAAAAGCTCGTATTGACAAAATTACAATGGTTTTTCTTTATAATGAAGGTCAAAATAGTGTTTTGATGGATGATTCAACTTATGAGCAAATTAGTATTGATAATGAAAAAATAGCCTGAGAACTCAATTTTTTATCTGAAGGTGTTAAGGTAAAATTGCGTAAATTTAATGATGAAATTTTAGATATTGAACTTCCGCCAAAAATTGAATTAAAAGTTGCCTCAACATTTGATGCCGTAAAAGGTAACACAACAACAAATCCGACAAAAAGAGCAACATTAGAAACTGGTTTTGAAATTGATGTTCCTTTATTTATTAAAGAAGACGAAATTATAGTTGTCTCAACTGAAGAAGGAAAATATGTTTCAAGAGGAGGACAATAA
- a CDS encoding transketolase, translating into MIKDTKITNAAELETKEKVKKFNKKFKYLEELGVNSLRIHSNEAINKANSGHPGVAISASKMVYALFRDHINFDISDPNWINRDRFVLSAGHASSLYYSLLYSLGLLKKEDLENFRQKNSKTPGHPEYGHTVGIEATTGPLGQGIAMAVGIALAQSHLNAKFKEINHYTYVICGDGDLQEGISYESLSLAGHLKLKNFIVLYDSNDIQLDSPVSVVFSENMKQRIESQGLFYQLVPKDDVKLISRAISKAKASRRPSFIEIKTVIGQGSTKQNTTEVHGAPLGNDIVNLKKNLKWKHEENFYLDPEISAHWQKTLVKRTQAKKEAFKISPELEEFLQKGQNINLEIDLDLPKNQATRATSALVLDYISKNVPYWIGGSADLSVSTKAKGSDGYFSDQNYQGRNLMFGVREFAMSAIANGIALHSVLRPFVSTFFVFADYLKPALRLSSLMKLPVTYIFTHDSLMVGEDGPTHQPIEQLAMLRSVPNFAVYRPGDENELKGAYELALESKDKPCAIILTRQNIKSFTESKDNFKFGAYLAQKSKSKWAIIATGSELGLAKEVAQELDLNLISLSNWQNTPIWDPNFAISLELASTFGWKAHAKYNFGHDTFGMSAPAEHILDEIGFRSKDLVEKIKKIIA; encoded by the coding sequence ATGATTAAAGACACTAAAATAACTAACGCAGCAGAATTGGAAACAAAAGAAAAAGTTAAGAAATTCAACAAAAAGTTTAAATATCTTGAAGAATTAGGTGTAAATTCCTTAAGAATTCACAGTAACGAAGCAATAAATAAGGCAAATTCTGGTCACCCTGGTGTTGCAATTAGTGCTTCAAAAATGGTTTATGCACTTTTTCGTGATCATATAAATTTTGACATCAGTGATCCAAACTGAATTAATCGCGACCGTTTTGTTTTGTCTGCAGGTCATGCATCTTCGCTTTATTATTCACTTTTATATAGTTTAGGTTTATTAAAAAAAGAAGATCTTGAGAATTTTCGGCAAAAAAATTCAAAAACACCTGGACATCCAGAATACGGTCACACTGTTGGAATTGAGGCAACAACTGGTCCGCTTGGTCAAGGAATTGCAATGGCCGTTGGAATTGCCCTTGCTCAGTCGCATTTAAATGCAAAATTCAAAGAAATTAACCACTACACATATGTAATTTGCGGCGATGGCGATCTTCAGGAGGGAATTTCCTATGAGTCACTTTCACTAGCTGGACACTTAAAACTTAAAAATTTCATTGTTTTGTATGACTCAAATGATATTCAACTTGACTCGCCAGTAAGCGTTGTTTTTAGCGAAAATATGAAACAACGAATTGAATCTCAAGGTTTATTTTACCAATTGGTGCCAAAAGATGATGTAAAATTGATTTCCAGGGCAATTTCCAAAGCAAAAGCTTCCCGAAGACCAAGTTTTATTGAAATCAAAACTGTTATTGGTCAAGGTTCAACTAAACAAAACACTACCGAAGTTCACGGTGCCCCGCTAGGAAATGACATTGTTAATTTAAAGAAAAATCTTAAATGAAAACACGAAGAAAATTTTTATCTTGACCCAGAAATTAGTGCTCATTGGCAAAAAACACTTGTAAAAAGAACTCAAGCTAAAAAAGAAGCCTTTAAAATTTCTCCAGAACTTGAAGAATTTTTACAAAAAGGTCAAAATATTAATTTGGAAATTGATTTAGACCTTCCTAAAAACCAGGCAACCCGTGCAACATCAGCATTAGTTCTTGATTATATTTCCAAAAATGTTCCTTATTGAATCGGTGGATCAGCTGATTTATCAGTTTCAACAAAAGCAAAAGGTTCAGATGGTTATTTTAGTGACCAAAATTATCAAGGTCGAAACTTAATGTTTGGAGTTCGTGAATTTGCAATGAGTGCAATTGCAAACGGAATTGCCCTTCATTCAGTTTTACGTCCTTTTGTTTCAACATTTTTTGTGTTTGCTGACTATTTAAAACCTGCCTTAAGACTCTCATCATTAATGAAATTGCCAGTAACTTACATTTTTACTCACGACTCGTTAATGGTTGGCGAAGATGGACCGACCCACCAGCCAATTGAACAACTTGCAATGCTTAGATCAGTTCCTAATTTTGCTGTCTATCGTCCTGGTGATGAAAATGAACTAAAAGGAGCTTACGAACTTGCTCTTGAAAGCAAAGATAAACCTTGTGCAATAATTTTAACTCGCCAAAATATCAAATCATTTACTGAATCAAAAGATAATTTCAAATTTGGAGCCTACTTAGCTCAAAAAAGCAAATCCAAATGAGCAATTATTGCCACCGGTAGTGAGTTAGGGCTGGCAAAAGAAGTCGCTCAAGAATTAGACCTCAATTTAATATCATTATCAAATTGACAAAACACACCAATTTGAGATCCAAATTTTGCAATTTCACTCGAGTTAGCTTCTACTTTTGGTTGAAAAGCACATGCAAAATACAATTTTGGTCATGATACCTTTGGAATGTCAGCGCCAGCAGAACACATTCTTGATGAGATTGGATTTCGAAGTAAAGATCTTGTTGAAAAAATTAAAAAAATTATTGCCTAA
- a CDS encoding P110/LppT family adhesin N-terminal domain, translated as MKKIRINHIIFAIIGISTVVSISASVPYLISLKSKNYNSKLSEFDEKLANAKNLNVNSEFNSSEFDNLVANLKLKSKFAKKLSAFDALNLHFDNAYNFDLNNAIDFSQISQKYPDLNFRLVIPRSQSEIKIESNKIKNLAVTVSNSSKSINYTASFDLDFSDHDKTFNFSAENLSASISLLNQDFLEGKTATEIAILFYNEFSKNFKQTKNSSSALFATFSKFGGISFNINSEPIFVFPSNFEIKPDLQQEKLIFTNIDDVNNKIDLSLSLFDKKTQKSSKLTLNFVDIPKKTDQKKSSEFLEIFKKNYKFNTAISKYLAQNNLNLSEYFAQNPQNLNLEQFNSWFTANSSSNTSENETFLEEIKNLIPNFTPKSVAFLVKENKNNPKNSNIVNIGLNLEGNFSDEISLPLGLKLDENNNYTFNFELEFDAAEEIYGAYFKNAIESFDQQGSENIDNLSFKIKKDLPITVFASTIDDRIKPFLNRAYNIKNITSELSPFFDVLNFFATKNNKINQTPITSSTDQTTEGSTTPSAVATNVSALPVLFQDTSTDTNDSSSPSATPSPSPDPTLDTTTPPSQQSLGDYLRKLFENLEKADFPEDTSLYISAAFQDETYGINLKIKTPSGIEKNLKIGLDNVNKDNKLYRSFSDSVKTHLFLDWKTNVVTEDQSLNGQNQQVLKSISAVNNPNFKFNANEAPSDKSKEKVHVDNQEQGIYLAEGGISLESANNNADLKLDNGISFFYAFKPNKLPKLDVLQYFLLKTGEDENNFNLLIEKELFVEDVFKIGADFVPKPKPKPSHGINFDDEKQGFQTTYNGKFKSELIVMDGGLQPSLEIEPKNPHSLLHDFLNNSTSTIILGVDIEKKDNKSVMNMKLYSSESDDAKEPIFTWSREIPTGAKLNFGKGFTFGTTKSENQKAIDKQFSRSETGITFKGFVLFDKPESDKKYKELFEQFRSEYV; from the coding sequence ATGAAAAAGATTAGAATAAATCATATAATTTTTGCAATTATTGGAATTAGCACGGTTGTTAGTATTTCTGCAAGCGTTCCTTATTTAATCTCCTTAAAGTCAAAAAATTATAATTCAAAATTATCGGAATTTGACGAGAAACTAGCTAATGCTAAAAATCTAAATGTTAATTCAGAATTTAACTCGTCTGAATTTGACAATCTAGTTGCTAATTTAAAACTTAAGTCAAAATTTGCTAAAAAATTAAGCGCTTTTGATGCACTGAATTTGCATTTTGATAATGCATACAATTTTGACCTAAATAACGCGATTGATTTTAGTCAAATTAGTCAAAAATATCCAGACCTAAATTTCAGATTGGTTATTCCTAGGAGTCAATCTGAAATAAAAATCGAGTCAAATAAAATAAAAAATCTTGCTGTTACTGTTTCAAATTCTAGCAAAAGTATAAATTATACTGCAAGTTTTGACTTAGATTTTTCAGATCATGATAAAACCTTTAATTTTTCAGCTGAAAATTTGAGCGCATCAATTAGTCTTCTAAATCAAGATTTTTTAGAAGGAAAAACCGCAACTGAAATTGCGATTTTGTTTTATAATGAATTTAGTAAAAATTTTAAACAAACAAAAAATTCAAGTTCAGCATTATTTGCGACATTTTCTAAATTTGGCGGAATTTCTTTTAACATAAATTCTGAACCAATTTTTGTTTTTCCTTCCAATTTTGAAATAAAACCTGATTTGCAACAAGAAAAATTAATTTTTACAAATATTGATGATGTTAATAATAAAATCGATTTATCATTAAGTTTATTTGATAAAAAAACACAAAAAAGTAGCAAATTAACACTTAACTTTGTTGATATACCTAAGAAGACCGACCAAAAAAAATCTTCTGAATTTTTAGAAATTTTTAAAAAAAATTATAAATTTAACACAGCTATTTCTAAATATTTAGCACAAAACAACCTTAATTTATCGGAATATTTTGCTCAAAACCCTCAAAATTTAAATCTTGAGCAGTTTAATTCTTGATTTACTGCAAATTCAAGTTCAAATACAAGTGAAAATGAAACATTTCTAGAAGAAATTAAAAATTTAATTCCTAATTTTACTCCAAAAAGTGTCGCTTTTTTAGTAAAAGAAAACAAAAATAACCCTAAAAATTCTAATATTGTCAATATTGGACTAAATCTTGAAGGTAATTTTAGTGATGAAATATCACTTCCTTTAGGTTTAAAACTTGATGAAAATAACAATTATACCTTTAATTTTGAACTAGAATTTGATGCAGCTGAAGAAATTTATGGTGCATATTTTAAAAATGCAATTGAGAGTTTTGATCAACAAGGATCAGAAAATATTGACAATTTAAGTTTTAAAATCAAGAAAGATTTGCCAATTACAGTTTTTGCTTCAACAATTGATGATAGAATCAAACCTTTTTTAAATCGAGCTTACAATATAAAAAATATAACAAGTGAGCTAAGCCCTTTTTTCGATGTTCTTAATTTTTTTGCAACAAAAAATAATAAAATTAATCAAACTCCAATAACTTCAAGCACTGATCAGACCACTGAAGGTTCAACCACACCTTCAGCTGTTGCTACAAATGTTAGCGCTTTACCCGTATTATTTCAAGATACATCAACTGATACAAATGATTCTTCATCCCCAAGCGCAACTCCTTCTCCAAGCCCAGATCCAACTCTAGATACAACTACTCCTCCAAGTCAACAATCTTTAGGTGATTATCTAAGAAAACTTTTTGAAAATCTTGAAAAAGCTGATTTTCCTGAAGATACTTCTTTGTATATTTCCGCAGCTTTTCAAGATGAGACCTATGGAATAAATCTTAAGATTAAAACCCCTAGCGGAATTGAAAAAAATTTAAAAATTGGACTTGATAATGTAAATAAAGATAATAAACTTTATCGATCTTTTTCTGATAGCGTAAAAACTCACCTATTTTTAGATTGAAAAACTAACGTTGTAACAGAAGACCAATCTTTAAATGGTCAGAATCAGCAAGTTTTAAAATCAATTTCAGCTGTTAATAATCCAAATTTTAAATTTAATGCAAACGAAGCCCCATCAGATAAATCAAAAGAAAAAGTTCATGTAGATAACCAAGAACAAGGTATTTATCTAGCCGAAGGTGGAATTTCCTTGGAAAGTGCAAATAATAATGCCGATTTAAAATTGGATAACGGTATTTCCTTCTTTTACGCTTTTAAACCAAATAAATTACCAAAGCTAGACGTTCTCCAATACTTTTTGTTAAAAACAGGCGAAGATGAAAATAATTTTAACTTACTTATTGAGAAGGAACTATTTGTCGAGGATGTTTTTAAAATTGGTGCTGATTTTGTTCCTAAACCTAAACCCAAGCCAAGCCATGGTATAAATTTTGATGACGAAAAACAAGGATTTCAAACAACATATAACGGTAAATTTAAATCTGAATTAATTGTAATGGATGGAGGACTTCAGCCTAGTTTGGAAATTGAGCCAAAAAATCCTCACTCATTACTTCATGATTTTCTTAATAATTCTACATCTACTATTATTTTAGGTGTGGATATTGAAAAAAAAGATAACAAATCAGTTATGAATATGAAGCTTTATTCTAGCGAATCTGATGATGCTAAAGAACCGATTTTCACCTGAAGTCGCGAAATACCAACTGGTGCAAAATTGAATTTTGGCAAAGGTTTTACTTTCGGAACCACTAAATCCGAAAATCAAAAAGCTATTGACAAACAATTTTCAAGATCTGAAACTGGAATCACCTTTAAAGGTTTTGTTTTATTTGACAAACCAGAAAGTGATAAAAAATATAAAGAACTTTTTGAACAATTTAGATCTGAGTATGTCTAG
- a CDS encoding P97 family adhesin: protein MSKSTITKKLLTKKNIFLLGLSTIAGGVIIGAPLVVFANLELKNPRIDVQNQAKSISFISIKDKYLNANSDYLDLKKKLLNDDNTKKSNIDLTDFFDFYQINNASIPIDFSNDYNWKPFKLEIFDIKPDDNDQSFEVYWRVLQKLDDDKTANSDLFKQKVAYNYVPDYSLSNFSTFSEDQLKKLRPYTNSEFNFSFKKELTKLISVEDFQKEVNSAKDDNQARQIINKYFNLDETISQIFRNKSFYFESESGIKKPRYNINLVKDQIIADQYLVKTATPGVYKLTFVAQFSSDFSKEISADFNKDSKFFLTTQLNLDNSFLDNSISDDIVLSEFSDNDYYAINNFSQNNLTSITGWHFLNYYNNEIFATKEKRADFLNSLIEKIVKTPLISKIRFQNKLANLNFNQISKFLDLQIKLDSEQVNLDFKDNNVVAQINGDIVIKDKRNDKIIATKRFSQSIKNFEILVQNDPDFAASINKNNLVIQPQAQESVPKNSQKGIPKDEILALIGANNFDKLKKVLENSRYYGFKFDETQLKSMVDSYNLPTVEDLIKNSNVDDAASKGITSIFSNYFNTDEKISQFLSSLSKQDISFVAKYWFDFLKHFKLIDSATNWPENFNINELFKKLSEIKIKPTAKPRGQIGDNSEPTVWLFSFNYGFLDSNKPLENGFYISNEFKNTLNLMKTNSSISLEYFIKQIELQSKQISKPNFSQPNNKNNIENLTDFLVTFYSLAYSKQKNQKLFTGNFGNDFDYKIQFSLEPNLTNVDGLEKSNDQNLKIKYWYNIGPVDKNGDLVSVIYQTKKSEIDLKINPENKLLSDEVDKLDEIASTFPSISQIVFLSNQDFKDFESQIKVATSIKENQPVSVDNEVKKLPFSSYFASEHKDLGFYAIKQAKQSQTDATDTTSQTTDSDISGVIEKIDSKLGNQVQYNLFLYIYDKNNPQNFSSQPIRVIIIEHTSSLLEK from the coding sequence GTGTCGAAAAGTACAATCACTAAAAAACTACTAACTAAAAAAAATATTTTTCTTTTAGGGCTAAGCACTATTGCTGGAGGGGTAATTATTGGTGCTCCGCTAGTTGTTTTTGCAAATTTAGAATTAAAAAACCCCCGAATTGATGTGCAAAACCAAGCAAAATCAATTTCTTTCATTAGTATAAAGGATAAATATTTAAATGCTAATTCAGACTATTTAGATCTAAAAAAGAAACTTTTAAATGATGATAACACCAAAAAATCTAACATTGATTTAACAGATTTTTTTGATTTTTATCAAATTAATAATGCCAGCATTCCCATTGATTTTTCAAACGATTATAATTGAAAACCCTTCAAACTGGAAATTTTTGATATTAAACCTGATGATAATGACCAATCATTCGAGGTTTATTGGCGAGTTTTACAAAAATTAGACGATGATAAAACAGCTAATTCTGACTTATTTAAACAAAAAGTTGCTTATAATTATGTTCCAGATTATTCACTTTCTAATTTTTCAACTTTCTCAGAAGACCAACTCAAGAAATTAAGACCTTACACAAATAGTGAGTTTAATTTTTCATTTAAAAAAGAATTGACAAAGTTAATTTCAGTTGAAGATTTTCAAAAAGAAGTTAATAGCGCAAAAGATGACAATCAGGCTAGACAAATTATTAACAAATATTTTAACCTTGATGAAACAATTTCGCAAATTTTTAGAAATAAAAGCTTTTATTTTGAATCTGAAAGTGGTATTAAAAAGCCTCGCTATAATATAAATTTGGTAAAAGATCAAATTATTGCTGATCAATATTTAGTAAAAACAGCCACCCCAGGCGTTTATAAACTGACCTTTGTTGCCCAGTTTTCTTCTGATTTTTCAAAGGAAATTAGCGCTGATTTTAACAAGGATTCCAAATTTTTCCTCACTACTCAACTCAATTTAGACAATTCTTTTCTTGATAATTCAATTAGTGATGATATTGTCTTAAGTGAATTTTCTGATAATGATTATTATGCAATAAATAATTTTAGTCAAAATAATTTGACTTCAATTACAGGATGACATTTTCTAAATTACTATAATAATGAAATTTTTGCAACCAAGGAAAAGCGCGCAGATTTTCTTAATTCACTTATTGAAAAAATTGTCAAAACACCACTAATATCAAAAATTAGATTCCAAAATAAACTAGCAAATTTAAATTTTAACCAAATTTCAAAATTTTTAGATCTTCAAATAAAACTAGATTCTGAACAAGTCAATTTAGATTTTAAAGATAACAATGTTGTTGCACAAATTAATGGCGATATTGTTATAAAAGATAAAAGAAACGATAAAATTATCGCTACAAAAAGATTTTCTCAAAGTATTAAAAATTTTGAGATATTAGTTCAAAATGATCCTGATTTTGCAGCTTCAATTAACAAGAATAATTTGGTTATTCAACCACAGGCCCAAGAATCTGTTCCAAAAAATAGTCAAAAAGGAATTCCAAAAGATGAAATATTGGCGCTAATTGGGGCAAATAATTTCGATAAATTAAAGAAAGTTCTTGAAAATTCTCGTTATTATGGTTTTAAATTTGACGAAACCCAACTAAAATCAATGGTTGATAGCTATAATTTACCAACTGTTGAAGATTTAATTAAAAACTCAAATGTTGATGATGCAGCTTCTAAAGGTATAACATCAATTTTTTCTAATTATTTTAATACTGACGAGAAAATTTCACAATTTTTGTCATCTTTATCAAAACAAGACATTAGTTTTGTCGCAAAATATTGGTTTGATTTTCTTAAACATTTTAAATTAATAGATTCTGCAACAAACTGGCCAGAAAATTTTAATATTAATGAATTATTTAAAAAATTAAGTGAAATTAAAATTAAACCTACAGCAAAACCGCGTGGTCAAATTGGTGATAATTCTGAGCCAACAGTTTGACTTTTTTCATTTAACTATGGTTTTTTAGATTCTAATAAACCTCTTGAAAATGGTTTTTACATTAGTAATGAGTTTAAAAATACTCTTAATTTGATGAAAACAAATTCATCCATTAGTCTTGAATATTTTATAAAACAGATCGAATTACAATCAAAACAAATCAGTAAACCTAATTTTTCACAGCCAAATAATAAAAATAATATTGAAAATCTCACCGATTTTCTTGTAACTTTTTATTCATTAGCTTATTCAAAACAAAAGAACCAAAAACTTTTTACTGGTAATTTTGGTAATGATTTTGATTACAAAATTCAATTTAGCCTGGAACCTAATTTAACAAATGTCGATGGTTTAGAAAAGTCAAATGACCAAAATTTAAAAATTAAATATTGATATAATATTGGTCCAGTTGATAAAAACGGCGATCTAGTTAGCGTTATTTATCAAACCAAAAAATCAGAAATTGATCTAAAAATCAATCCTGAAAATAAACTTTTAAGTGATGAAGTTGATAAATTAGATGAAATTGCCTCAACTTTTCCATCAATTTCACAAATAGTTTTCTTATCCAATCAAGATTTTAAGGATTTTGAATCTCAAATCAAAGTTGCTACCTCAATAAAGGAAAACCAGCCAGTATCTGTTGATAATGAAGTAAAAAAACTACCTTTTAGCAGTTATTTTGCCTCAGAACATAAAGATTTAGGCTTTTATGCAATAAAACAAGCAAAACAGAGTCAAACAGATGCAACAGATACAACATCCCAAACTACCGACAGTGACATTAGCGGCGTAATTGAGAAAATTGATTCTAAGCTGGGAAACCAAGTTCAATATAATTTATTTTTATATATTTATGATAAAAATAATCCTCAAAATTTCTCAAGTCAACCTATCCGCGTTATTATCATTGAGCATACAAGCTCTCTATTAGAAAAATAA